The Bdellovibrio sp. NC01 genome includes the window AGTCCTTTAATTCGCTTCTGGTAATGACGTACAACCAGGCCAAGGCCTTATGTTTAGGATCATAGTGGTGTTTCTTACGGAAGACCTGCAAGAAGACGATCTGAAGCACGTCATCGGCTTGCTCTTTAGAAAGGCCACGCTTCAGGGCATAAGCCAGTACGCGGCCTGAGTGTCTCATATAAAGAATATCGAGCGCCTTCTCGTGGCCTTCAGCCAGAGCGACCAATAATTCTTCGTCATTAAGATCTTGCAGATTATTTTCCATCGTTTGTCACAAACCTATTGGGCTCATCCTAATAGTCTATGAACCAACACACAAGAGGGATTTGTAAAACATGAAAAAGCACTTAGTCTTGATAGCCACAATATTCTTGATGTGTCCGTCCTTGTGGGCGCATCCAGTCTCGTATGAAGGTGCGACTTCACTCATGTCTTACAATAAAGATCAGCACAACGAATTCTTATTAACGTACTCAGTAAAATCCTATCTCGCCGCAGCCGTTTATTATTTCAGAGAGGGTGACGTGAACTTCACCATTCCTCGCGTGAATTATTTAGCGAAGCGTTGGAACAACGAAGACTCGCAAGGGAATATTTATTTAAGTGGCGGTTATGGCTATGAACGCTCGTTCAATCAGACTGTGGGCGCAGGTTTTGGTGCGATCGATGTTGATTGGGAGTCGCGCAAATATTATACGGCAGCGTCTTACGAACGTTTTCTTCGTCAAGATCAAGACGACATTTCACGACCTGATTTTGAAGTCATGAAAGTGCGTGCGGGTGTTGCACCTTACTTAGCGGAATTTAATGAAATCAATACGTGGTTCATTTTGGAAGCACAAAAAATGAATGATACACCGGTGGTGCTGACTCAATTCGTGCGCTTGTTCTATAAAAATGTTTTGGTGGAGTTAGGCGCGGGCTTTGATGGCGGTTGGGCATTTAACTATATGGTGCATTTCTAGGAGTATGAAGATGAAAGCAATCTTACTAACAGTTCTTCTTTCAACGTTTTCTTTTGCAGCCCACGCTGCACAAACTGAAACAGTCGGCGTGAAGGGGATGGTGTGTTCATTCTGCGCTCAAGGCATTACGAAAAAATTTAAAGAACAGCCTGAAGTTGAAAATGTTGATGTCAGTCTTGAAAATAAATACGTGAAGTTGACCTATAAAGACGGCAAAACTCTTTCGCATGATAAAATCGAATCTCTTTTGAAAGAGGCGGGTTATGAAGTTAGCTTCGACAAAAAATAGTTTTTTCACTTATCTGACGTTGTTCAGTTCCGCGGGCACGCTGGTGTGTTGCGCGCTGCCAGCGTTGTTTGTGAGCCTTGGCATGGGAGCCGTTCTTGCCGGTGTCGCAACCAAAGTTCCCGGCCTCATTTGGATTTCTGAAAATAAAATAGGAGTCTTCGTTTTTGCGGCCTTCATGCTTACTTTTAATGGCGTGTGGATGTACCGCAATCGCAATGCTCCATGTCCTATTGATCCCGAGTTGCGAGATGCCTGTTTAACAGGCAGAAAATTCTCCGCTCGCGTTTATATTCTATCTGTCGCGGTCTTTCTGATCGGATTTTTCTTCGCGTTCATCGCGCCTAAGCTCTTCTAGACGCGCCGAGCCCTAAAAAGCTCTCAGCGCCGTCAACGTTCGTTGACTACATGCAATGTTTTTATTATCCCTAAGTCTTCGTAATTATAACGATAAACAGTAATTACTCCGGTGACCCCGGAGTGAAGACAGACAACTATGGAGAGCAAAAATGTTTAGTGAATCTTTGCTGATTTCTCCCGCTATCGCAGGGGCAGTTGGTTTGATCGTTGCTTTGTTCTTGTACCTTCGTGTGAAGGCACAACCAACAGGCAATGAAACAATGAATCGCATCGCAACGTATGTTCGCGAAGGCGCAATGGCGTTCCTTGTACGTGAGTACAAAGTTCTTTTCGTATACGCAATCGTCGTAGGTGCAGCTCTTTGGTTTGCATTGGGCGGTATCGCTGCAGGATCTTTCATCCTTGGCGCGTTCTTGTCATTGCTTGCTGGTTTCTTCGGTATGAAGGCCGCAACTTACGCAAACGTTCGTACTTCTCAAGCGGCTTCTACAGGTTCAAAAGCAGCGGCGTTGCTAGTTGCTCTTGACGGTGGCGCGGTGATGGGTCTTTCTGTTGCGGGTCTTGGTTTGATCGGTCTTGGCGTTATCTACATGATGTTCAAAGATCAAACTGAAGTTGTTGGTACTATCCTTCACTCATTCGCAGTAGGTGCTTCTTCTATCGCTCTTTTCGCACGTATCGGTGGTGGTATTTATACTAAAGCTGCTGACGTTGGTGCGGATATCGCTGGTAAAGTTATCGAAAATATTCCAGAGGACGATCCACGTAACCCTGGCGTTATCGCAGATAACGTTGGTGACAACGTAGGTGACGTTGCTGGTATGGGCGCTGACATCTATGAATCAATGGTTGCAGCGATCGTTTCTGCAATGGCGATTGCTTTGACAATCCCAGCAGAAAAATTGGCGAACTTGGTAACTAACTCTTCAGATGCTAATGCAACTCGCATGGCAGGTATCACTCTTCCATTGTTGCTTTCAAC containing:
- a CDS encoding heavy-metal-associated domain-containing protein; its protein translation is MKAILLTVLLSTFSFAAHAAQTETVGVKGMVCSFCAQGITKKFKEQPEVENVDVSLENKYVKLTYKDGKTLSHDKIESLLKEAGYEVSFDKK